CACCGAGCGGCCGCTCTACGACTGGGAGAAGAGCGGGCAGACCCTCACGCCCGTGGACCCCAAGAGCATTCACCTGCCGCAGGACTCCATCTGGCCCTTCATGACGGCGCTCTCGCTGCTGCTGATGGGCTACGGCCTGAGCTACGGCTGGTTTACCAACTACACCCCGGCGGGCGGGTTGCAGGCCTTCTCGGAAGCGAGCCTGAACTTCCAGATCTCGACCGTGATCCTGTACCTGTCGATTCCTTTCTTCCTGTACTCGCTGTTCAAGTGGGCGGGCACCCGTGAATACGCCGTGCCGGTCGAGCACCACCACCTGACCAAGTACGACAACGGCTTTATGGGCATGGCGTGGTTCATCATCTCGGAAATCAGCCTCTTCGGCGTGCTGATCGCCGGGTACGTGTACCTGCGCATCGTGGGCGCCGCCGAGCCGCCCGCGCTGCGGCCTAACATCTGGCTGGCCGCCGTGAACACCCTGATTCTGGTGACCTCGTCCTTCGTGATTCACAAGGCCGAGCAGGACCACCACAAGGGCCGCTACACCTGGTTCCGGCTGGGCCTGCTGATCACCCTGATCCTGGGTGCCCTCTTCATGATCTTCCAGGTGTACGAGTTCGCGCTGTTCGGCGTGGAAAGCGACTGGAAGCAGAACCTGTGGCAATCGTGCTTCTTCATCATCGTGGGCCTGCACGGGCTGCACATCCTGATCGGCGGCACCGGCATCGCCCTGCCGTACTACCAGGCACTGACCGGCAAGATGGACAAGTACAACCACGGGTCGCTCACGGCCGCCAGCCTGTACTGGCACCTCGTGGACGTGGTGTGGCTGCTCATCGTGGCGATCTTCTACGCGTGGTGAGCTGAGCTCCGACCTTCAGCGTGGGGCGGTGGGGACGTGATAAGCGTCCCCGCCGCCTTTTTGGCTGCCCCCCTGGGACACCCCGCCCCCCCACGCCCCGCTAGCCTCGGCCCGATGAAGTGGCTCACGGCAGTGCTGTTGGCGGTCGCGGCGGTCCTGGGAGGGCTGCTGCTGTACCGGAGCGTCTCCCCTGCCCCGGCGGGGGGCACAGCGCTGGACACCCCGGTGGACCTGCCCGCCCTGCGGCTGGTCAACGAGCGGGGCGAGGCCACGCCCCTGAACGCGTCAGGCGGCCGGATACGGCTGGTCTTTTACGGCTTCGTGCGCTGCCCGGACGTGTGCCCGGCGACGCTGGCGAGCCTCGCGCGGGTGTATGCCGACCTACCGGAAGCCCAGCGCGAGCGGGTGCAGGTGCAGTTCATCACGGTGGACCCGGGGCATGACCGTCCCGAGGTGGTACGCGACTACTTGGGCCGCTTCAACCCCGCCTTCTCCGGACTGACGGGCGAGGCCGCCACCATTGATGAAGCTGCCCGCGTGATGTTCGTGGCGAACGTGAAGCCGCTGCCCCAGCCTGTGGGGGACCACAACGCCCACCTGGGGCACGGGAGCGGGGGAGCGCTGGACGCCGGAAACGGCGCCGCCAACGCCGAAGCTGCCGGAGCCACGGCTGCCGAGGCCGCCCGTATCCACGGCGATCAGGTCAGCGTGGTGGACCCCCAGGGCCGCTTCGTACGCGTGTATGCCAACGGCGAGGTGCTGGACGGTACCCTGGCCGCCGACCTGCCCGGCCTGATCCGGACCTATGGCGGGTCCTGACCGGACTCAAGCCGACCCACCCCATTTCGCAAATAGCGTAATATGGGCAGCATGACCGAACCGCTCGACGCCGCCCTGCGGCCCAAGACGCTGACCGAGTACGTGGGGCAGGAACGCCTCAAGGAAAAGCTCTCGGTGTACCTCCAGGCCGCCAAGGGCCGCCGCGAGGCGCTGGACCACACCCTGCTCTTCGGCCCCCCCGGACTGGGCAAGACCACCCTGGCGCACATCATCGCGCACGAACTCGGGGTGAATATCCGTGTCACGTCGGGTCCGGCCATCGAGAAGCCGGGCGACCTCGCCGCCATCCTGACGAACAGCCTGGAGGAAGGCGACGTGCTGTTCATCGACGAGATTCACCGGCTGGGGCGGGTGGCCGAGGAGCACCTCTACCCCGCGATGGAGGACTTCAAGCTCGACATTGTGCTGGGGCAGGGACCGGCGGCGCGGACCATCGAGCTGCCGCTGCCGCGCTTCACGCTGGTGGGCGCGACGACCCGGCCCGGCCTGATCACCGCACCCATGCGCAGCCGATTCGGGATCATCGAGCACCTGGAGTACTACACCCCGGAGGAAATCGGCACCAACCTGATGCGCGACGCCCGGCTGCTGGGCTTCGGGCTGACCGAGGACTCGGCGATCGAGATCGGCGCCCGCTCACGCGGCACCATGCGCATCGCCAAGCGGCTGCTGCGGCGGGTGCGCGATTACGCCGAGGTCGCGGGCGAAAGCACCATCGAGCTGCCCCGCGCGATGGACGCCCTCGACCGGCTGGGCCTGGACTCGGCGGGCCTCGACGACCGCGACAAGAAGTACCTCGAAACCTTGATCCACCGCTTCGCGGGCGGCCCGGTGGGGGTTGACACCCTCGCCACGGCCATCAGCGAGGACGCCCTGACCCTGGAGGACGTGTACGAGCCGTACCTGATCCAGCTCGGCTTCATCAAGCGCACGCCCCGGGGCCGCGTCGCCACCGCGCACGCCTATGACCACCTCGGCCTGCCGGTGAGCGGCCGGGACGAGGAGGGCATGGGGTTCTACGCAAACTGAGGTGGCCCGCCGTCTGCCAGAACCCGAGCAGCTTTGCCCCGGCCGACGCCGGGGTTTTTTGCTGGCGGTTGGCGGCTGGAAGTTATCCTCTCCCCATGACCGCCCCCCAGGTTCAGATGTTCGGCCTGAAAAAGAGTGCCGCCACCCGCGCTGCCGAGCGCTTTTTCAAGGAGCGGCGGGTCAAGATTCACTTCGTCGATCTGGCGGCCAAACCCATCGCCAAAGGGGAACTGACCCGCTTTGTGCAAAAGTTCGGGCTGAACGCGCTGCTGGACCTGGAGGGCAAGGCCTACGAACGCAGCAACCTCGCCTACCTCCGCACCACCGAAGAAGGCATCATCGCCCGCATCATCGAGACGCCCGAGCTGCTGCGGTTGCCGCTGGTGCGCGGCGGCAAGGTGCTGACCGTGGGCGAGGACCCAGAGGGCTGGGCGCGGATGCTGGAGGGGTAGGCTGGTGCATGTCGCGTCTCCACCGTCCCCTCCTGACGGCCCTACTCCTCAGTTGTGGGGCGTCCGGTGGGCTGGCCCTCGGGGGTAGCGGGCCGCCTCCCCCCGCCCGTGTGGAGGTCCGGCCTGGTGAGGTGCGGGTGCTGCGCGGAGGCGGAGTCGTCCGTTCGTATCCGATTCCTACGGGTCACGAGGCGCGGGCGCTGGTCACAGCTGGACGTGTGGCCGTCGTTACCCAACCAAAGCAGGGGTGGGATGGGTTTCAGCTCCGGGTGGACGATGTGGCAACGGGCCGCCCCATCGTGCGGCGAACCCAGGTGGGCCGGGCCGAGCGGCTCTACGTGGTGGGAGACACCCTCTTCGTGGAGTACGCGAGCGCGGTCGCCCAGATTGCCACGCGGACGCTGACTCAGAGCCTGCGCGTGGCCGGACGGAGCAGCACCATTGACGGCTGGCGGGTCGCTGAGAACGCCCGCAGCCTGCTGTTCAATTCGCCCAACGGAGCCTACAGTCCCTATGAACCGGTGCGGCTGAATTATTTCCGCTTCGATGTGGCGACCGGGCAAACGGTCCCTCTCGCCTTCGCCGTTCCCGCCCGCCCCGGCTGCGGCCTGCCCGAAAAGGACGGCACGCGCGAGGAGGGCGAGACCTACACCGCCCGCGAGATCGTGGCGACCCGGCACGACCGCTGTGGGGTGTTCGAGGCCCGTTTCGACTGGACGCGGGCTTCCCCCGCCCGGCCCCTGGTCAGGCCCCTGAACTGATCGGCTCCAGCCGCACCCGCGTGTTGTGAAAGGTGCTTCCCCCGCCCAGATCCGTGAGTGTCTGCGCGGTCACCGCATTGATGCTCTCGCCATCCGGCGCCGAGAGGCCCCACCACGTCCCCTCCACGACCGCCACGCCGGGCTGCGCGGCCTGGGTCACCTTCACCCGCCGGCGCACCTGCCCCACCTCGCTGACGATGCGGGCATAGCCGCCGTCGTCCAGCCCGTAGCCCTCGGCGTCCTCGGGGTGGACGAGGACGTGCGGCTCGCCCCCCTCGGCGCGGTTGAGGTTGGCGAGGTTGCCGTAGGTCGAGTTCAGGAAATGGTGGGCGGGCGGCGTGAGCAGGCGCACCGGGTAGTCGGGGTTCAGCGCCGCGCCCACCGGCTGGTACCTCGGCGCAGGCGAGAGCTGCACCTTGCCGCTGGGGGTGTCGGCCCCATGCGCGTAGGGCAGGAAGCCCTCGGGAATGCCCAGCCGCACGCTGCCCTCGGCCTTCAGCCGCTCGGGGGTAATGCCCGCGAGGAAGGGATGGTCCGTGTTCAGCACCTCGGCCAGCAGGTCGTCCACCGTCCAGTACACGCTGGGTTCGGTCACGCCGAGGCGGCGGGCGAGCTGCTGAAACACCCAGGAGTTGGGCCGGGCCTCGCCGGGGGCCTCCAGCTCGGCCGGGTTGTAGCCCAGCCAGTGGTGGCCATAGCTCGTGTACACATCCGGGTGTTCCATGAAGGTCGTCGCGGGGAGCACATAGTCGGCCAGCCGCGCCGTTTCGGTCATCGCCTGTTCCAGCACGACCACGAGGAGGTCGTCCCGCTGGAGGCCCGCCCGCACCCGCGAGGAATCGGGCGCGACCACCGCCGGGTTGCAGTTGTAGATCACGGCCGCGCCGAACCCCGCGTCGGGGGCCAGGGCGCTCGCCAGCTCATTCATGTTGACGTGGGGCACGCCTTCGCGGATCAGGTGGGCACCCCCCAGCCGGGTGCGGTTGAGCGCGAAGGCCCCGCTGGTGCTGAGGCACACCCCCCCGCCCCGCTGCCGCCAGTCGCCCGTCAGGGCCGGAATCAGCGTGACCGCCCGCAGCGCCGTGCCGCCGTTCTCGTGGCGGGTCATCCCGTACCCGACCCGGATGTAGGTGGGCCGGGTGGTCCCGATGGCGTGGGCGAGGTCGCGCACCTCCTCCACCGTCAGGCCGGTCACTTCCGCCGTGCGCTCGGGGGTCCACTCGCGGGCGGCCTCGCGCAGATCCTCCACCCCGGTCGTCGCCTCGGCGAGGTACGCCTCGTCCGTCCAGCCGTGGGCGAACAGTTCGTGCATCACGCCCAAGGCGAGCGCCGCGTCCGTCCCCGGCTTCAGCTTGAGGTGGGTGTCGGCGTACCCGCTTGTGCGGTTGCGGTAGGGGTCCACATGGATGATGCGTGCACCTGCTTTGCGGGCCGCCGTCATCTGCGGCGTCAGGTGGCTGTGGGTGCTGAGGCTGTTGATGCCCCACAGCACGATCAATCGGGCGTGCGGCACGTCGAGCGGGTCCACCGTCAGGCGCGAGCCGTAGCCCACCGCCCAGGCCGCCGTGCCCGCCGTCGCGCAGATCGTCTCGTCGAGTTCGGGGGTGCCCAGCGCCCGCCACAGCGCGTGGGCGTGCGAGTTCTCCATCAGGCCCATCGTGCCCGCGTAGTGGTAGCGCAGGATGGAGGACGGGCCGCGCGTGTCCAGCAGGTGCCGCAGCCGGGCCGCGATGTCGCCCAGCGCCTCGTCCCAGGTCACCCGCTCGAATTGCGGCTCGGGGTCGGTCTTGGGGTTGACCCGGCGCAGGGGGTAGATGGGCCGCTGCGGGTGGTGCTGGCGCGCGGGGTAGTGAACCGTCTTCACACAGGCGAAGCCCTTCGTGTATGGATGCGCCGCGTCCCCGGTGAGCTTGACCGCCCGCTCGCGGCCGTCCTCGCCGCGCTCCAGGGTGATCCGCAGGCGGCAGGCATCGGGGCAGTCGAGGGGACAGGTGAGGAGGACATCGCGGGTGGCGGGCGCGGACATGGGGGCAAGTCTACGCCCGGCGCGGGTCAGGCTTCCGGCCACGCCTCCCAATCGCCCATGAACTTCAGGCCGTACTGAAAAAATCCCAGGTCCGGGACCTCGGTGCCGTACTCGTGGGCGCGGCCCGCGGTCAGGCCCATGAACCAGATCGCCCGCGCGGTCACGAACAGGGGCAGGGCCTGAAGGTCCGCCGCCCCCAGGGGCCGCACACCCTGATAGGCGGCGAGAAAGGCTCGCCAGGCTTCCCGTGCTGTCTCAGATGAAGTCCCGCTGTTGGAAAACAGGCTCCACCCGTAGACCGCCAGATCGTAGGCCCGCCAGCCGGGGCCGCCGCAGTCGAAGTCGAAGAGCCGCACGGTCCCGTCCTCTCCCAGCCGGGCGTTGCCCTCGTGGAGATCGCCGTGACAGGGACCCCACTCCAGTTCCGGGGCGATTGCAGTTATGGCCGCGTGGGTGCGGTGGGCGGCGGCCTCCAGCTCGGCCCAGACTTCGGGCGCGTCGGCCAGCAGAGGGCGAATCCGGGCCAGGGGCTGGGTCAGCAGGTGGTCGAGGTCCAGGGTGAAGCGGCCTGCTGCGCAGTAGGCATCGGCCGCCATGTGCAGCCGGGCCGCCGTCTCCCCATACGCCGCCGCGTCTTCCGGCACCGCCTCCAGCCAGCGGCCCTCCACCCACCCGAACAGGGCGGCGACCCGTGGCCCCTCGGCGGCCTCCAGCACCTCCCAGTACGCCCCGCCGAGCTGCGGGAGCGGCCCCGAGACGCCGCAGCCTGCCCCCGCCAGATGCCGCAAGAACCCGAGTTCCCACTCCACCTCCCCCGGCGAGCGCCAGCCCGAGCGGTACACGCGCAGCACCGCGCGGTCCCGCCCTGCCAGCCCGGTCACGCGGTAGGTGTCGTTCAGCCCGCGCCGCAGCAGGGTGCAGGTGACGGGGCCAGTGCAGGCGTACCGCTCCCCCACCCAGGCAGCCAGAGCCTGCGCCGAGAGGGTGGAGTAGGCGGCGCGGCGGGAAAGGGTGTAACGGGGACGGCCATGCCCCCACCCTGACACGTTCGGAAAGCGGAGCCGACCGCAACCCACCATCCCGTCGCCGTGCGGCGGGGCGGGATAGACTCACCTCCATGATCGGAAAGACCTACACCACGGTGCTCGGCGGGCGCGAACTGAGCATCGAGACGGGCCGACTGGCGAAACTCGTCAGCGGCAGCGTCACCCTGCGCTACGGCGACACCCTGCTCCTCGTGACCGCGCAGGCCCGCGAGGAAAAGAGCACGCTGGACTTCCTGCCCCTGACCGTCGAGTTCGAGGAACGGCACTACGCGGTCGGCAAGATTCCCGGCTCCTTCCACCGCCGCGAGGGGCGCCCCGGCGAGCGGGCCATCCTCTCCGCCCGCATCACCGACCGCCAGATTCGCCCCCTCTTCCCCAAGGGCTACCGCCACGAGACGCAGGTCATCATCACCGTGCTCTCGGCCGACCAGCAGAACCTCCCGGACGTGCTGGGTCCCATCGGGGCGTCGGCGGCCCTGAGCATCAGCGACATCCCCTGGGGTGGGCCGACCGCCTGCGTGCGGGTGGGCCTGATTGACGGCGGGTACGTGCTGAA
This region of Deinococcus sp. HSC-46F16 genomic DNA includes:
- the ruvB gene encoding Holliday junction branch migration DNA helicase RuvB → MTEPLDAALRPKTLTEYVGQERLKEKLSVYLQAAKGRREALDHTLLFGPPGLGKTTLAHIIAHELGVNIRVTSGPAIEKPGDLAAILTNSLEEGDVLFIDEIHRLGRVAEEHLYPAMEDFKLDIVLGQGPAARTIELPLPRFTLVGATTRPGLITAPMRSRFGIIEHLEYYTPEEIGTNLMRDARLLGFGLTEDSAIEIGARSRGTMRIAKRLLRRVRDYAEVAGESTIELPRAMDALDRLGLDSAGLDDRDKKYLETLIHRFAGGPVGVDTLATAISEDALTLEDVYEPYLIQLGFIKRTPRGRVATAHAYDHLGLPVSGRDEEGMGFYAN
- a CDS encoding ArsC/Spx/MgsR family protein, whose protein sequence is MTAPQVQMFGLKKSAATRAAERFFKERRVKIHFVDLAAKPIAKGELTRFVQKFGLNALLDLEGKAYERSNLAYLRTTEEGIIARIIETPELLRLPLVRGGKVLTVGEDPEGWARMLEG
- a CDS encoding molybdopterin oxidoreductase family protein, with product MSAPATRDVLLTCPLDCPDACRLRITLERGEDGRERAVKLTGDAAHPYTKGFACVKTVHYPARQHHPQRPIYPLRRVNPKTDPEPQFERVTWDEALGDIAARLRHLLDTRGPSSILRYHYAGTMGLMENSHAHALWRALGTPELDETICATAGTAAWAVGYGSRLTVDPLDVPHARLIVLWGINSLSTHSHLTPQMTAARKAGARIIHVDPYRNRTSGYADTHLKLKPGTDAALALGVMHELFAHGWTDEAYLAEATTGVEDLREAAREWTPERTAEVTGLTVEEVRDLAHAIGTTRPTYIRVGYGMTRHENGGTALRAVTLIPALTGDWRQRGGGVCLSTSGAFALNRTRLGGAHLIREGVPHVNMNELASALAPDAGFGAAVIYNCNPAVVAPDSSRVRAGLQRDDLLVVVLEQAMTETARLADYVLPATTFMEHPDVYTSYGHHWLGYNPAELEAPGEARPNSWVFQQLARRLGVTEPSVYWTVDDLLAEVLNTDHPFLAGITPERLKAEGSVRLGIPEGFLPYAHGADTPSGKVQLSPAPRYQPVGAALNPDYPVRLLTPPAHHFLNSTYGNLANLNRAEGGEPHVLVHPEDAEGYGLDDGGYARIVSEVGQVRRRVKVTQAAQPGVAVVEGTWWGLSAPDGESINAVTAQTLTDLGGGSTFHNTRVRLEPISSGA
- a CDS encoding SCO family protein, which encodes MKWLTAVLLAVAAVLGGLLLYRSVSPAPAGGTALDTPVDLPALRLVNERGEATPLNASGGRIRLVFYGFVRCPDVCPATLASLARVYADLPEAQRERVQVQFITVDPGHDRPEVVRDYLGRFNPAFSGLTGEAATIDEAARVMFVANVKPLPQPVGDHNAHLGHGSGGALDAGNGAANAEAAGATAAEAARIHGDQVSVVDPQGRFVRVYANGEVLDGTLAADLPGLIRTYGGS
- a CDS encoding phosphotransferase, which produces MSGWGHGRPRYTLSRRAAYSTLSAQALAAWVGERYACTGPVTCTLLRRGLNDTYRVTGLAGRDRAVLRVYRSGWRSPGEVEWELGFLRHLAGAGCGVSGPLPQLGGAYWEVLEAAEGPRVAALFGWVEGRWLEAVPEDAAAYGETAARLHMAADAYCAAGRFTLDLDHLLTQPLARIRPLLADAPEVWAELEAAAHRTHAAITAIAPELEWGPCHGDLHEGNARLGEDGTVRLFDFDCGGPGWRAYDLAVYGWSLFSNSGTSSETAREAWRAFLAAYQGVRPLGAADLQALPLFVTARAIWFMGLTAGRAHEYGTEVPDLGFFQYGLKFMGDWEAWPEA